One stretch of Elephas maximus indicus isolate mEleMax1 chromosome 22, mEleMax1 primary haplotype, whole genome shotgun sequence DNA includes these proteins:
- the LOC126066061 gene encoding uncharacterized protein LOC126066061, translated as MESERGGGLRGVEGVRGGGLRGVEGVRGGGLRGVEGVRGGGLRGVEGVRGGRLRGVEGERSGGLRGVEGVRGGMLRRVEGVRGGGLRGVEGVRGGMLRRVEGVRGGGLRGVEGVRDGGLRRVEGSEGWRAADGVRGGGLRGAEGERGGGLRGAEGERGGGLRGAEGERGGGLRGAEGERGGGLRGAEGERGGGLRGAEGERGGGLRGAEGERGGGLRGAEGERGGGLRGAEGERGGGLRGAEGVRGGGLRGAEGVRGGGLRGAEGVRGGGLRGAEGVRGGGLRGAEGVRGGGLRGAEGVRGGGLRGAEGVRGGGLRGAEGVRGGGLRGAEGERGGGLRGAEGERGGGLRGAEGVRGGGLRGAEGERGGGLRGAEGERGGGLRRVEGVRG; from the exons ATGGAGAGCGAGAGGGGCGGAGGGCTCCGAGGGGTGGAGGGCGTGAGGGGCGGAGGGCTCCGAGGGGTGGAGGGCGTGAGGGGCGGAGGGCTCCGAGGGGTGGAGGGCGTGAGGGGCGGAGGGCTCCGAGGGGTGGAGGGCGTGAGGGGCGGACGGCTCCGAGGGGTGGAGGGCGAGAGGAGCGGAGGGCTCCGAGGGGTGGAGGGCGTGAGGGGCGGAATGCTCCGAAGGGTGGAGGGCGTGAGGGGCGGAGGGCTCCGAGGGGTGGAGGGCGTGAGGGGCGGAATGCTCCGAAGGGTGGAGGGCGTGAGGGGCGGAGGGCTCCGAGGGGTGGAGGGCGTGAGGGACGGAGGGCTTCGAAGGGTGGAGGGCTCCGAAGGGTGGAGGGC GGCGGACGGCGTGAGGGGCGGAGGGCTCCGAGGGGCGGAGGGCGAGAGGGGCGGAGGGCTCCGAGGGGCGGAGGGCGAGAGGGGCGGAGGGCTCCGAGGGGCGGAGGGCGAGAGGGGCGGAGGGCTCCGAGGGGCGGAGGGCGAGAGGGGCGGAGGGCTCCGAGGGGCGGAGGGCGAGAGGGGCGGAGGGCTCCGAGGGGCGGAGGGCGAGAGGGGCGGAGGGCTCCGAGGGGCGGAGGGCGAGAGGGGCGGAGGGCTCCGAGGGGCGGAGGGCGAGAGGGGCGGAGGGCTCCGAGGGGCGGAGGGCGAGAGGGGCGGAGGGCTCCGAGGGGCGGAGGGCGTGAGGGGCGGAGGGCTCCGAGGGGCGGAGGGCGTGAGGGGCGGAGGGCTCCGAGGGGCGGAGGGCGTGAGGGGCGGAGGGCTCCGAGGGGCGGAGGGCGTGAGGGGCGGAGGGCTCCGAGGGGCGGAGGGCGTGAGGGGCGGAGGGCTCCGAGGGGCGGAGGGCGTGAGGGGCGGAGGGCTCCGAGGGGCGGAGGGCGTGAGGGGCGGAGGGCTCCGAGGGGCGGAGGGCGTGAGGGGCGGAGGGCTCCGAGGGGCGGAGGGCGAGAGGGGCGGAGGGCTCCGAGGGGCGGAGGGCGAGAGGGGCGGAGGGCTCCGAGGGGCGGAGGGCGTGAGGGGCGGAGGGCTCCGAGGGGCGGAGGGCGAGAGGGGCGGAGGGCTCCGAGGGGCGGAGGGCGAGAGGGGCGGAGGGCTCCGAAGAGTGGAGGGTGTGAGGGGCTGA